A genomic region of Mesobacillus jeotgali contains the following coding sequences:
- a CDS encoding RluA family pseudouridine synthase: protein MIHTNKKGEWFELVIPAEWERLTLETLFKDFWKAPKKLVHHIRMDKNVLINGNVPDWTLPLKKNDRLSMKLFTEEEVTVIPEYLNVDIIYEDDHLIIFNKPAGMDTHPNESGQGGTLANEAAYHMQSNGEITRPRHIHRLDRETTGAVLFAKNPLITAILDKMLEERAIKRTYLALADGIIRQKKGTINKPIGRDRHHPTRRRVSETGQQASTHFKVLDQMKQKDLTLVQCILDTGRTHQIRVHFSAIGHPLAGDSLYGGSDTFHRQALHAVKMEFTHPFTQEKIICHAPFIDQSPIFINIDPYEI from the coding sequence ATGATTCACACGAACAAAAAAGGCGAATGGTTTGAACTGGTCATTCCCGCTGAATGGGAAAGGCTCACTCTTGAAACACTTTTCAAGGACTTTTGGAAAGCTCCGAAAAAATTGGTCCATCATATAAGGATGGACAAGAACGTGCTGATTAACGGAAATGTTCCTGATTGGACACTCCCGCTCAAAAAGAACGACCGCTTAAGCATGAAGCTTTTTACTGAAGAAGAGGTTACCGTCATCCCTGAATACCTGAATGTTGATATAATCTATGAGGATGACCATCTCATCATATTCAATAAGCCTGCCGGAATGGATACTCATCCAAACGAGAGCGGCCAGGGTGGCACTCTGGCGAACGAAGCTGCTTACCATATGCAGTCCAATGGAGAGATTACCCGCCCCCGTCATATACATAGGCTCGACCGGGAGACGACGGGTGCAGTGCTATTTGCCAAAAACCCCCTTATCACAGCTATTCTCGATAAAATGCTTGAGGAACGTGCCATTAAAAGGACATATTTGGCTTTGGCTGACGGGATCATCAGACAGAAAAAAGGAACTATCAATAAACCAATAGGCCGTGACCGTCATCATCCAACAAGAAGAAGAGTTTCGGAAACAGGCCAGCAGGCCAGCACCCACTTTAAAGTACTAGATCAAATGAAACAGAAAGACCTGACCCTTGTCCAATGCATACTGGATACCGGCAGGACCCATCAAATCCGGGTACATTTCAGCGCGATTGGACATCCGCTGGCAGGTGACAGCCTCTACGGCGGAAGCGATACATTTCACAGGCAAGCGCTGCATGCGGTAAAAATGGAATTCACCCATCCGTTTACACAGGAAAAAATAATATGCCACGCACCTTTTATCGACCAATCACCGATATTTATTAATATTGATCCATATGAGATTTAA
- a CDS encoding DUF302 domain-containing protein gives MFHHTIEVDKSMNEAVSALEASLKDEKFGVLWSLNMKETLAGKGVELDGDYIILEVCNPHEAKRVLEKNPIVSYFLPCKIVVYKDNGTTKVGMPKPTELIKFVENDDLQAIAADIEKRLIGAIDKIK, from the coding sequence ATGTTCCATCATACAATTGAAGTGGACAAGTCAATGAATGAAGCAGTATCAGCACTCGAAGCAAGCTTGAAAGATGAGAAATTTGGTGTCCTTTGGTCTCTGAATATGAAGGAAACATTAGCTGGTAAAGGTGTGGAGCTTGACGGTGACTATATCATCCTTGAAGTGTGCAATCCGCATGAAGCAAAGAGAGTACTTGAAAAGAATCCTATCGTGAGCTATTTTCTCCCTTGCAAAATTGTAGTATATAAAGATAATGGTACGACCAAGGTCGGCATGCCAAAGCCGACGGAACTGATTAAATTTGTGGAGAATGATGACCTGCAGGCCATTGCGGCAGACATCGAAAAAAGGCTGATTGGTGCAATTGACAAAATTAAATAA
- a CDS encoding disulfide oxidoreductase, which yields MKETKKDSRESFLFAAWATSIIAMFGSLYFSEIRQYEPCLLCWYQRILMYPFALILGIAVVKKDYKISFYTMIMAAVGGLISLYHYSLQKVPFMADNADTCGRVPCTGQYINWFGFISIPFLALTAFIIIFSLSLMIWKKSKEEA from the coding sequence TTGAAAGAGACGAAAAAAGATTCCAGGGAGTCGTTTTTATTTGCGGCCTGGGCTACATCGATCATCGCCATGTTCGGCAGTTTGTATTTCTCGGAAATCCGCCAGTATGAGCCTTGTCTGCTATGCTGGTATCAGCGCATCCTGATGTATCCTTTTGCCTTGATACTGGGGATTGCTGTTGTCAAAAAAGATTATAAGATTTCCTTTTATACCATGATTATGGCAGCTGTCGGCGGATTGATATCACTGTATCATTATTCATTGCAAAAGGTGCCATTCATGGCTGACAATGCTGATACTTGCGGGAGAGTACCTTGTACAGGCCAATATATCAATTGGTTTGGTTTTATCTCAATCCCATTCCTGGCTTTAACTGCATTTATCATTATTTTTTCTTTAAGCCTGATGATCTGGAAGAAATCTAAGGAGGAAGCGTAA
- a CDS encoding NCS2 family permease: MFKLKENNTNVKTEMMAGITTFFTMVYIVVVNPIILADAGVPFEQVFTATIIAAVIGTLWMALFANYPIAIAPGMGLNAYFAYSVVGNNQNISYETAFAAVFIAGLIFVILSLTPFREKLIEAIPANLKHGITAGIGLFIAFIGLRLTGIITDHPSNLVGLGDLHSPSAVLALIGLAVTLVLMVLKVNGALFLGMVVTALIAFFTGQLDFKEGFMSMPSLPEGMIVLNPWTALMDVVQNSLYAVVFSFILVTIFDTTGTMIGVAHQAGLMKGNSMPRAREALLSDSIATAAGAMFGTSPTTAYIESSSGVAAGGRTGLTSLTVAGLFIAAAFFGPLVSAVSGLSAITAPALIIVGSLMMGSISQISWDELDEAFPAFLIILSMPLTSSIATGIALGFISYPLLKVVKGQWRDVHPLLYVFAVLFFYQLAFLPH; this comes from the coding sequence ATGTTTAAATTAAAAGAGAACAACACGAATGTAAAAACAGAAATGATGGCCGGTATTACGACCTTTTTCACAATGGTTTATATCGTAGTCGTCAATCCTATCATCCTGGCTGATGCCGGCGTTCCATTTGAGCAAGTTTTTACAGCGACAATCATTGCCGCAGTCATCGGTACGCTGTGGATGGCCTTATTTGCTAATTATCCAATCGCAATCGCTCCTGGAATGGGGCTTAACGCTTACTTTGCCTACTCTGTGGTTGGCAACAACCAGAACATTTCATATGAGACAGCCTTCGCTGCTGTATTTATCGCGGGATTAATATTTGTCATCCTGTCCCTGACTCCATTCCGTGAGAAGTTGATTGAAGCAATTCCAGCCAACTTAAAGCACGGAATCACCGCAGGTATTGGACTTTTCATTGCATTTATCGGTTTGCGACTTACAGGAATCATTACCGACCACCCATCGAACCTGGTAGGACTTGGGGACCTGCATTCCCCATCTGCAGTGCTGGCGTTGATTGGTCTTGCAGTCACGCTTGTCTTAATGGTGCTTAAGGTGAATGGAGCATTGTTCCTGGGAATGGTCGTCACTGCATTGATCGCCTTCTTCACAGGCCAATTGGACTTCAAAGAAGGATTCATGTCAATGCCATCACTTCCTGAAGGCATGATTGTCCTCAATCCATGGACAGCATTGATGGATGTCGTACAAAACAGCTTATACGCAGTTGTCTTTTCTTTTATCCTTGTAACAATCTTTGATACTACGGGTACAATGATCGGTGTAGCCCACCAGGCAGGCTTGATGAAAGGAAATTCAATGCCGCGTGCAAGAGAAGCATTGCTGTCTGACTCGATCGCAACTGCCGCCGGTGCTATGTTCGGAACGAGTCCGACGACAGCTTACATTGAATCATCTTCAGGTGTGGCTGCAGGAGGACGTACCGGTCTTACTTCGCTAACCGTAGCCGGTCTTTTTATCGCAGCTGCTTTCTTCGGACCGCTTGTGAGCGCGGTTTCTGGTTTATCAGCTATTACTGCTCCAGCTTTGATTATTGTCGGAAGCCTGATGATGGGCAGTATTTCACAAATCAGCTGGGACGAGCTTGACGAAGCATTCCCTGCTTTCCTGATCATCTTGAGCATGCCGCTTACTTCAAGCATCGCAACCGGCATCGCGCTTGGATTCATTTCCTACCCTTTACTGAAAGTAGTGAAAGGGCAATGGCGTGATGTTCATCCGCTACTTTACGTTTTTGCGGTGCTGTTCTTTTACCAGCTTGCATTCCTGCCTCACTAA
- a CDS encoding thioredoxin family protein produces the protein MKKIIVFLLIIIGLFAALFFLNKAQNEEKAEGNPYGKDTLHPETVKQLDDPNYQNIILPEELDKKIENGEDVTVYFHSPTCPHCVRTTPIVAPLAKDMGVDLVQYNLLEFEQGWKDYGIESTPTIIQYKDGKEVNRVVGYQEEATFETWFNENTLK, from the coding sequence TTGAAAAAGATCATTGTTTTTCTATTAATTATCATTGGATTATTCGCAGCATTATTTTTTCTAAATAAAGCGCAAAATGAGGAAAAAGCTGAAGGAAATCCTTACGGGAAGGACACTCTTCATCCTGAAACCGTCAAACAGCTGGATGATCCGAACTATCAAAATATCATCCTGCCTGAAGAGCTGGATAAAAAAATTGAAAACGGTGAGGATGTTACCGTGTATTTCCACAGTCCAACCTGCCCTCACTGCGTTCGTACCACTCCTATTGTTGCACCTCTAGCAAAGGATATGGGTGTTGATCTTGTTCAATATAACCTTTTAGAGTTTGAACAAGGCTGGAAGGATTATGGTATCGAATCGACACCTACAATTATACAGTACAAGGACGGAAAAGAAGTCAACAGAGTTGTTGGCTACCAGGAAGAAGCGACTTTCGAAACTTGGTTCAATGAGAATACCTTAAAATAA
- a CDS encoding GlsB/YeaQ/YmgE family stress response membrane protein gives MSFLWALIIGGIIGWLAGLILGRDIPGGIIGNIIAGFVGAWIGQAILGDWGPVVADFAIVPALIGAIALVFIVSLVMKSMRKAD, from the coding sequence ATGAGTTTTCTTTGGGCATTAATTATTGGTGGTATTATTGGGTGGTTAGCAGGATTAATTTTAGGTAGAGATATTCCTGGTGGAATTATCGGTAACATCATCGCTGGTTTCGTAGGTGCTTGGATTGGACAAGCAATCTTAGGAGATTGGGGACCAGTAGTTGCTGACTTTGCGATTGTCCCGGCATTGATTGGTGCGATTGCATTAGTATTCATCGTCAGCCTTGTAATGAAGAGCATGCGTAAAGCTGACTAA
- a CDS encoding aldo/keto reductase, translating into MPAFGLGVYKVEEGGQIEKTIHTALDLGYRLIDTASFYQNEEGVGQGIRNSGIPRDELFITTKVWNSEQGYENTFKAFDDSMERLGLDYLDLYLVHWPVKGKYLETWRALEELYRQGRVKAIGVSNFKIHHLQDLLSHAAEKPVINQVELHPLLSQVELRDFCQQNEIKVEAWSPLSRGRFLEEPVIGKIAAQHGKTPAQVILRWHLQNQIIPIPKSVTPSRLKENADIFDFQLNQKELEEMNGLNKDQRFGADPDHIEF; encoded by the coding sequence ATGCCGGCTTTTGGCCTTGGTGTATATAAAGTCGAGGAAGGTGGACAAATCGAAAAAACGATTCATACTGCGCTTGACCTTGGCTACCGGCTCATAGATACAGCTTCTTTTTACCAGAATGAAGAGGGTGTTGGTCAGGGCATCCGAAACAGCGGGATCCCAAGGGACGAGTTGTTTATCACAACGAAGGTCTGGAATTCGGAGCAGGGATATGAAAATACTTTTAAGGCCTTCGATGACAGCATGGAGAGATTAGGGCTGGATTATCTGGATCTATATCTCGTCCATTGGCCTGTAAAAGGAAAATACTTAGAAACGTGGCGCGCTCTTGAAGAATTGTATCGCCAAGGCAGGGTGAAGGCGATAGGTGTCAGCAATTTTAAAATACATCATTTGCAAGACCTTCTGAGCCATGCTGCTGAAAAACCGGTTATCAATCAGGTAGAACTTCATCCGTTGTTGTCCCAGGTTGAACTGAGGGACTTCTGTCAGCAAAATGAAATCAAAGTAGAAGCGTGGTCGCCACTATCCAGAGGGAGATTCCTTGAGGAACCTGTGATTGGTAAGATTGCTGCACAGCACGGCAAGACCCCTGCACAGGTCATTTTAAGATGGCACCTGCAGAATCAAATCATCCCAATTCCTAAATCAGTCACACCGTCAAGATTAAAAGAAAACGCAGATATATTTGATTTTCAGCTAAATCAAAAAGAGCTTGAAGAGATGAATGGACTTAATAAGGACCAGCGTTTTGGGGCCGATCCTGACCATATTGAATTTTGA
- a CDS encoding YitT family protein, whose product MTGKVLAVLVGSILLGVGVNGFLVPHHLLDGGMIGIGLIIHYFYGFPTGLTMILLSIPLYVLAWILERKYFFHSLNGLLVSSFFIDLFAPVEKGIHLGIVPSAILGGILVGCGIGLMLRYETSTGGTDLLAQLVHKFFPVNVGILIFLIDGIVVLSGLKIIGMEKFMYSLLTITCVGLMTSLCVIKRETVH is encoded by the coding sequence ATGACTGGGAAAGTTCTTGCTGTACTTGTAGGAAGTATATTGCTTGGAGTAGGAGTGAATGGGTTTCTCGTCCCACACCATCTCCTGGACGGCGGCATGATCGGCATTGGGTTGATCATTCATTATTTTTATGGATTTCCTACAGGCCTTACAATGATCCTCCTGAGTATCCCTCTTTACGTATTGGCTTGGATATTGGAACGGAAATACTTTTTTCATAGCTTGAATGGATTGTTGGTATCAAGCTTTTTCATTGATCTGTTCGCACCCGTTGAAAAAGGAATCCACCTGGGCATCGTCCCAAGCGCAATCCTGGGAGGTATATTGGTCGGCTGCGGAATTGGTTTGATGCTCCGCTATGAAACAAGCACTGGCGGGACGGATTTATTAGCCCAATTGGTTCATAAATTTTTTCCCGTTAATGTCGGAATCTTGATTTTCCTAATAGATGGAATAGTAGTTTTGTCGGGGTTGAAGATAATTGGAATGGAAAAATTCATGTATTCGCTGCTTACGATTACATGTGTGGGATTGATGACCTCATTGTGTGTGATAAAAAGAGAGACTGTTCATTGA
- a CDS encoding L-cystine transporter, with protein MLGIIAVLFYMQKKHVSFSKRVFIALGIGIVFGFALQFIYGAGSEVITESTDWFSIVGSGYVKFLQMIVMPLVFISILAAFTKLKLTNNIGKISTLILGLLVGTTAVAAAVGIATAVGFDLEAVQITQGEAEQARAEKLEETYGGIEGRTMPQQILDLLPANPFLDFTGARPTSTISVVIFAAFLGIAFLGVRRKSPEQAELFAKIVDAFYAVIMRVVTLILRLTPYGVLAIMTKTVALSDFDAILKLGKFVAASYVALAVMFIIHLLLLTIAGLNPITYIKKAFPVLAFAFTSRTSAGALPLNIKTQRSLGVPEGIANFAGSFGLSIGQNGCAGIYPAMLAVMIAPTVGVDPLTPSFIATVIAIVAISSFGVAGVGGGATFAALLVLSALNMPVALAGLLISIEPLIDMGRTAVNVSGAMTSGILTSKITKEIDPVVYTDMNQKIEAEA; from the coding sequence ATGCTAGGCATCATTGCTGTTCTTTTTTACATGCAAAAGAAGCATGTTTCATTTTCTAAACGAGTATTCATTGCGCTGGGAATCGGTATTGTATTCGGTTTTGCATTGCAATTCATTTACGGAGCGGGTTCTGAGGTCATTACGGAGAGTACTGACTGGTTCTCGATTGTGGGAAGCGGTTATGTAAAGTTCCTGCAAATGATCGTTATGCCGCTAGTATTTATATCGATTTTAGCTGCTTTCACGAAGCTGAAGCTGACGAATAACATCGGTAAAATCAGTACACTGATTCTAGGCTTGCTGGTTGGCACAACAGCTGTTGCCGCTGCGGTTGGTATCGCTACTGCTGTTGGTTTCGACCTTGAGGCTGTACAAATCACACAGGGTGAGGCGGAGCAAGCACGTGCTGAGAAGCTTGAGGAAACCTATGGGGGAATTGAAGGGCGTACGATGCCGCAGCAAATTCTTGATCTATTGCCTGCTAACCCATTTCTTGACTTTACGGGTGCACGCCCGACGTCTACAATTTCTGTCGTAATATTTGCGGCATTCTTAGGAATCGCCTTTCTCGGAGTCAGGAGGAAGTCTCCTGAACAGGCAGAGCTTTTTGCCAAAATTGTTGATGCTTTCTATGCGGTCATCATGAGAGTAGTCACGCTGATCTTGCGCCTGACTCCATATGGTGTTCTTGCCATCATGACAAAGACAGTTGCATTAAGCGATTTTGATGCAATCCTGAAATTGGGTAAATTCGTAGCTGCATCATATGTAGCTCTTGCTGTTATGTTCATCATCCACTTATTATTATTGACGATTGCTGGTTTGAATCCAATCACATATATTAAAAAAGCATTCCCTGTTCTCGCGTTTGCCTTCACTTCCAGAACGAGTGCCGGGGCATTGCCATTGAATATCAAAACACAGCGCTCGCTTGGAGTTCCTGAGGGGATTGCGAACTTTGCTGGTTCCTTCGGATTATCAATCGGACAAAATGGCTGTGCGGGGATTTATCCAGCAATGCTTGCAGTCATGATTGCGCCGACTGTAGGTGTTGATCCATTAACACCTTCCTTCATCGCAACAGTGATAGCGATTGTAGCCATCAGTTCCTTCGGCGTTGCCGGAGTCGGAGGCGGTGCAACATTTGCAGCGTTACTCGTGCTTTCAGCATTGAACATGCCAGTTGCCCTTGCCGGCTTGCTCATTTCAATCGAACCATTGATTGATATGGGACGCACAGCAGTAAATGTCAGCGGTGCAATGACATCCGGTATTTTGACAAGCAAGATCACCAAAGAAATAGATCCTGTTGTCTATACGGATATGAATCAAAAAATCGAAGCAGAAGCTTAA
- a CDS encoding H-type small acid-soluble spore protein, translated as MDLNRIRQILSSSAEIDVTYNGASVWIDHLNEDGRTATVHLRGPLEERTTVEISELQERS; from the coding sequence ATGGATTTGAATCGTATAAGACAAATACTATCATCGTCTGCAGAAATAGATGTCACTTATAACGGTGCATCCGTGTGGATTGACCATTTAAACGAAGACGGACGCACTGCCACTGTCCATCTGCGCGGGCCATTGGAAGAAAGGACAACTGTTGAGATTTCTGAGCTGCAGGAAAGGTCTTAA
- a CDS encoding dihydroorotate dehydrogenase, giving the protein MPDWSYHPLFKPWLSILPGNAGREFIHRGMSTIAKVPGGRSFIEFLGHMSPSEKLHRNLFGLHFNSPVGLSGKIDPQLSGIEAFPNLGFGAIEVGPIAKFPRKPRTAASLSKTNDALILPEFAETIGLIATKNKLTISRAVPILIRLEEPLIIAEHLKDAGDVFIIEIDSIESIDDLTHIKTVLEDKPILLAIRHSSAADSLLKLKSASHIVDGIMIEEDRILTDSKQVLSLQQTEGMIHALNIIKNEFDIPVVTSGGVAEPSDALALIKAGAELVFLSGGYVASGPGLPKRINEALLDELGDGRKELPGWIWYWLFGLFILLGGALVLFFSFTKVILFYDEAFMQMTRLELMAYNPNLYKFMSHDRMTLAGTMISGGIIYMQLARHGIRYGIHWAKRAFDIGAITGFLGIMLFLGFGYFDWLHGLFWLTLLPFYIKGYKKTSSANQSPSSKNRTNHLAWKKAIYGQLLFVILGFSFVLGGFVISTIGTTYVFVDTDLKYICMTPDQLNALNEKLIPVIAHDRAGFGSALFSVGLLVLTLSLWGFHEGSAWVWRTFLIGGIPAFTAGIFTHLYIGYIDFIHLLPAYFALALYLGGLFLTRDYFKKDDSRGCSQNL; this is encoded by the coding sequence ATGCCTGATTGGTCATATCACCCATTATTCAAACCATGGCTGTCCATTTTGCCCGGGAATGCAGGACGGGAATTTATCCACCGCGGAATGTCCACCATCGCAAAGGTTCCAGGGGGCAGATCCTTCATCGAGTTTCTTGGACATATGTCTCCCTCGGAGAAATTGCACCGCAATCTGTTTGGTCTTCATTTCAATAGCCCGGTTGGGTTAAGCGGGAAGATTGACCCGCAATTATCCGGAATTGAAGCCTTCCCGAATCTTGGCTTTGGTGCAATTGAAGTTGGTCCCATTGCAAAATTTCCGAGAAAGCCCAGAACAGCAGCATCTCTTTCAAAAACAAATGATGCCTTGATCCTGCCTGAATTTGCCGAAACGATTGGACTAATCGCCACGAAAAACAAACTAACAATATCACGGGCAGTGCCGATCCTGATTCGGCTAGAAGAACCACTAATCATTGCTGAGCATTTAAAAGATGCTGGAGATGTCTTCATAATTGAAATTGATTCAATTGAAAGCATCGATGATCTCACTCATATAAAAACGGTTCTAGAAGACAAGCCTATCCTTTTAGCTATTAGGCATTCTTCTGCTGCTGACAGTCTTTTGAAGCTTAAATCAGCCAGTCATATTGTGGATGGAATCATGATTGAAGAAGACCGTATTTTAACAGACAGTAAACAGGTTTTGTCACTTCAGCAAACAGAAGGAATGATACATGCTCTGAACATTATAAAAAATGAATTCGATATACCTGTCGTTACCTCTGGAGGCGTTGCTGAACCCTCCGATGCCCTCGCCCTTATAAAGGCAGGTGCTGAACTGGTCTTTTTATCCGGGGGATATGTGGCATCAGGACCGGGTTTGCCAAAAAGGATAAATGAAGCGCTTCTTGACGAACTAGGAGACGGGAGGAAAGAGCTTCCTGGCTGGATCTGGTATTGGCTGTTCGGACTTTTCATCCTGCTTGGAGGTGCCTTGGTCTTATTCTTCAGTTTCACGAAGGTCATCCTCTTCTATGATGAAGCATTCATGCAAATGACCAGGCTGGAATTGATGGCGTACAATCCCAATCTTTATAAATTCATGTCGCATGACAGGATGACACTTGCAGGTACGATGATTTCCGGAGGCATTATCTATATGCAGCTTGCGCGCCATGGCATTCGCTATGGAATCCATTGGGCAAAAAGAGCTTTTGATATCGGGGCGATTACAGGATTCCTAGGAATCATGCTTTTTCTTGGATTCGGTTATTTCGACTGGCTGCACGGTTTATTCTGGCTCACACTGCTTCCTTTTTACATTAAGGGCTACAAAAAAACAAGCTCAGCAAATCAATCGCCTTCATCAAAAAACCGCACAAACCATTTAGCCTGGAAAAAAGCAATATATGGCCAGCTATTGTTTGTCATCCTCGGGTTTTCCTTTGTTCTGGGCGGGTTTGTCATATCGACAATTGGTACGACATATGTGTTTGTTGATACCGACCTAAAATATATCTGCATGACACCAGATCAGTTGAATGCGCTGAACGAAAAACTGATCCCAGTCATTGCGCATGACCGTGCGGGCTTTGGCAGCGCACTCTTCAGTGTTGGTTTGCTTGTACTAACACTGTCGCTGTGGGGATTCCATGAAGGATCTGCCTGGGTTTGGAGAACATTCTTAATAGGAGGAATTCCCGCTTTTACAGCAGGAATTTTCACGCATCTTTATATAGGTTACATTGATTTTATCCACCTGCTGCCAGCCTATTTCGCACTCGCACTTTACCTTGGAGGCTTGTTCCTGACGAGAGATTATTTTAAAAAAGATGATTCTAGAGGCTGCAGCCAAAACCTGTAA
- a CDS encoding YhcU family protein — protein MKIVFASTPGQEEKVVELARYFYTDIFPLYFSDEDIHEFERLEVLHTRPEQFERFSTLGDAFQVITSMQTLISILESGHIPEKYQSMFRKNVQTLTDYGICFPFNYSQFSDSKHVHLDYISTYTKAANRLLL, from the coding sequence TTGAAAATTGTTTTTGCGTCTACTCCCGGACAAGAAGAGAAAGTAGTAGAACTGGCAAGGTATTTTTATACTGATATTTTTCCATTGTACTTTTCCGATGAAGACATTCATGAATTTGAAAGGCTTGAAGTATTACATACAAGACCCGAGCAGTTCGAGAGATTCAGTACACTTGGTGATGCTTTCCAGGTAATCACAAGCATGCAGACATTGATCTCTATTTTGGAGTCTGGCCATATTCCTGAAAAATATCAGTCGATGTTCCGAAAAAATGTACAGACATTGACAGATTACGGAATCTGTTTCCCATTTAATTACAGTCAGTTTTCTGACTCCAAGCATGTCCATCTAGATTATATCAGTACCTATACGAAAGCCGCCAATAGACTGTTGCTTTAA